Proteins from one Candidatus Rokuibacteriota bacterium genomic window:
- a CDS encoding ABC transporter substrate-binding protein gives MIHALWLLIVLALSSTLLAGGMPPGSAGAQERPRYGGELIFPVPSEPPSYDGHREGTFGTVHPLAPAYNTLLRIDPTDRTGTRPVPDLAESWTISPDAMTYTFKLRQGVRFHDGSPMTSRDVKASYDKIISPPAGVISFRKGAYQAVEAVEAPDPYTVRFRLKWPEASFLVKLASPFNWIYKADLLAKDMRWYETNVMGTGPFKFVEHVKGSHFVGRKNPDYWDKGKPYLDGYRAIFISASSAQVAAIRGERAHIQFRGFTPSERDSLVQALGSKITVQESPWDCLSLVAMNHERKPFDDKRVRRALTLALDRYEASKNLSKIAVVRDVAGIQVPGTPWATPPQELEKLAGYGRDIVKARAEARRLLREAGVPDGFAFTFKNRGIPMPYETVGIWLIDQWRQIGLNVKLETVEASAMISVSRRGDFDVSSDAQCNFVVEPDIDVQKFQSVGVSDNNYSRYKDAVLDELFLKQARAVDPEERKKFLRAFEKRLLDEEAHYIYTLQWHRIVPHSAKVRGWTISPSHFLNQQLDTVWLAE, from the coding sequence ATGATCCATGCCCTGTGGCTTCTGATCGTACTAGCCCTCTCCTCGACACTTCTGGCGGGCGGGATGCCGCCCGGTTCCGCCGGGGCGCAGGAACGGCCCCGCTACGGTGGAGAGCTGATCTTCCCGGTTCCCTCGGAGCCGCCCTCTTATGACGGGCACCGCGAGGGCACCTTCGGCACCGTCCACCCCCTCGCGCCCGCCTACAACACCCTCCTGCGCATCGATCCCACCGACCGAACCGGCACGCGACCGGTGCCCGACCTGGCCGAGTCCTGGACGATTTCGCCGGACGCCATGACGTACACCTTCAAGCTGCGCCAGGGCGTCCGGTTCCACGACGGCAGCCCCATGACGTCGCGCGACGTCAAGGCGAGCTATGACAAGATCATTTCTCCGCCGGCCGGCGTGATCTCCTTTCGCAAGGGGGCCTACCAGGCTGTCGAGGCGGTCGAGGCCCCCGACCCGTACACCGTGCGGTTCCGGCTCAAGTGGCCCGAGGCCTCGTTCCTGGTCAAGCTGGCCTCTCCCTTCAACTGGATCTACAAGGCGGACCTCCTGGCCAAGGACATGCGGTGGTACGAGACGAACGTGATGGGAACCGGCCCGTTCAAGTTCGTCGAGCACGTGAAGGGCTCGCACTTCGTGGGGCGGAAGAACCCCGACTACTGGGACAAGGGCAAGCCCTACCTGGACGGGTACCGGGCCATCTTCATCTCCGCGTCGTCGGCCCAGGTGGCGGCTATCCGCGGGGAGCGCGCCCACATCCAGTTCCGCGGCTTCACCCCGTCGGAGCGCGACAGCCTCGTCCAGGCGCTTGGCTCGAAGATCACGGTCCAGGAAAGCCCCTGGGACTGCCTCTCGCTCGTGGCGATGAATCACGAGCGGAAGCCCTTCGACGACAAGCGCGTCCGTCGGGCGCTGACCCTGGCCCTGGACCGATACGAGGCCTCGAAGAACCTCTCCAAAATCGCCGTCGTCCGGGACGTGGCGGGCATCCAGGTCCCCGGGACCCCCTGGGCGACACCGCCCCAGGAGCTGGAGAAGCTGGCCGGCTACGGGCGCGACATCGTGAAGGCGCGGGCGGAGGCGCGCCGCCTTCTCCGGGAGGCCGGAGTGCCCGACGGCTTTGCCTTCACCTTCAAGAACCGGGGCATCCCGATGCCGTACGAGACGGTGGGCATCTGGCTGATCGACCAGTGGCGCCAGATCGGGCTCAACGTCAAGCTGGAGACCGTGGAGGCCTCGGCCATGATCTCCGTCTCCAGGCGCGGCGACTTCGACGTGTCCTCGGACGCTCAGTGCAACTTCGTCGTCGAGCCCGACATCGACGTGCAGAAGTTCCAGTCCGTCGGCGTCTCCGACAACAACTACAGCCGCTACAAGGACGCCGTCCTTGACGAGCTGTTCTTGAAGCAGGCGCGCGCCGTGGACCCTGAGGAGCGCAAGAAGTTTCTCCGCGCGTTCGAGAAGCGCCTGCTGGACGAAGAGGCGCACTACATCTATACGCTCCAATGGCACCGGATCGTCCCGCACAGCGCCAAGGTGCGCGGATGGACCATCTCCCCGTCACACTTCTTGAACCAGCAGCTCGACACCGTGTGGCTGGCCGAGTAG
- a CDS encoding SDR family oxidoreductase: protein MRLAGKAALISGGARGMGAVEARLFVQEGARVVIGDVLEAEGRQVEAEIRAKGGEAVFVPLDVTSEADWQRAVATAVSRFGRLDVLVNNAGVGGAGRLEDTTAEEWDRVMDINAKGVFLGTKAAIPAMRRTGGGSIINISSQLGLVGMDESSPQYQASKGAVRLLTKLTALQYARERIRANSVHPGPIVTPMTERRRADPAVYERMVSRIPLGRYGQPDEVAYGVLYLASDESSFVTGSELVIDGGWTAQ, encoded by the coding sequence ATGAGACTCGCTGGAAAGGCGGCACTGATCAGCGGCGGCGCGCGCGGCATGGGAGCCGTCGAGGCGCGGCTGTTCGTTCAGGAAGGTGCCCGGGTGGTCATCGGTGACGTGCTCGAGGCCGAGGGCCGGCAGGTCGAGGCCGAGATCAGGGCTAAAGGCGGCGAGGCCGTCTTCGTCCCGCTCGACGTCACCAGCGAGGCCGACTGGCAGCGCGCCGTGGCCACCGCTGTCAGCCGCTTCGGACGGCTCGACGTCCTGGTGAACAACGCGGGTGTCGGCGGCGCAGGCCGGCTCGAAGACACGACGGCCGAGGAGTGGGACCGCGTGATGGACATCAACGCCAAGGGCGTGTTCCTCGGCACCAAGGCCGCGATCCCGGCGATGCGCCGGACCGGCGGCGGCTCCATCATCAACATCTCGTCCCAGCTGGGTCTGGTCGGGATGGACGAGAGCAGCCCCCAGTACCAGGCGTCCAAGGGGGCCGTGCGGCTCTTGACGAAGCTGACGGCGCTCCAGTACGCGCGCGAGCGCATCCGGGCCAACTCGGTGCACCCCGGCCCCATCGTCACGCCGATGACCGAGCGGCGCCGGGCGGACCCCGCCGTGTACGAGCGCATGGTGTCGCGCATCCCGCTCGGCCGGTACGGGCAGCCCGACGAGGTCGCCTACGGCGTCCTGTATCTCGCCTCGGACGAGTCCTCGTTCGTGACCGGCAGCGAGCTGGTGATAGACGGGGGCTGGACCGCGCAGTAG
- a CDS encoding DUF3090 family protein, with product MSESFDFEQPNFFTAGAVGKPGERVFFLQAQETGRLITLKCEKEQVRALAEYMTGLITKLGAPKGKVPAEMDLLPFAEPAWIVATLGVGYDEEHERIIVHAHELFEEEEEGQRAGEEPATASVRITREQAQAFVERAKELMKGGRPPCPVCSGPMDPAGHVCPRSNGHVVH from the coding sequence ATGAGCGAATCCTTCGATTTCGAACAGCCCAACTTCTTCACCGCCGGCGCCGTCGGCAAGCCGGGTGAGCGCGTCTTCTTTCTCCAGGCGCAGGAGACGGGCCGGCTCATCACGCTCAAGTGCGAGAAGGAGCAGGTGCGCGCCCTCGCCGAATACATGACCGGCCTCATCACCAAGCTGGGCGCGCCCAAGGGCAAGGTGCCCGCCGAGATGGACCTGCTCCCCTTCGCCGAGCCCGCGTGGATCGTGGCCACGCTTGGAGTCGGCTACGACGAGGAGCACGAGCGCATCATCGTGCACGCCCACGAGCTGTTCGAAGAGGAAGAGGAAGGCCAGCGCGCGGGCGAAGAGCCCGCCACCGCGAGCGTGCGCATCACGCGCGAGCAGGCGCAGGCCTTCGTCGAGCGCGCGAAGGAGCTGATGAAGGGCGGGCGGCCGCCCTGCCCCGTCTGCAGCGGGCCCATGGACCCCGCCGGCCACGTCTGCCCGCGCAGCAACGGCCATGTTGTCCACTGA
- a CDS encoding SCO1664 family protein: MLSTDALDLLTRGEVTVKGRMPWASNVTLLAEVTLGPTCARAIYKPDRGERPLWDFPPGLYKRELAAYLFSEALGWGLVPPTIVREGPHGEGSFQLFIEAEFEQHWFTLREDPRHRERLQKICVYDFVANNADRKSGHCLLGPDNLIYAIDNGLTFHTEMKLRTVIWDYAGEPIPKDMLDDLKRFVKDGLPEPLADLLDAHEQQALLVRAQALADYARFPEDKSGHRFPWPLV, translated from the coding sequence ATGTTGTCCACTGACGCGCTCGATCTGCTGACCCGCGGCGAGGTCACAGTCAAGGGACGCATGCCCTGGGCCAGCAACGTGACGCTCCTCGCCGAGGTGACGCTGGGCCCCACCTGCGCGCGCGCCATCTACAAGCCCGATCGCGGCGAGCGCCCGCTCTGGGATTTCCCGCCCGGCCTCTACAAGCGCGAGCTGGCGGCCTATCTCTTCTCCGAAGCCCTCGGCTGGGGCCTGGTCCCGCCCACCATCGTGCGCGAGGGCCCGCACGGCGAGGGATCCTTCCAGCTCTTCATCGAGGCCGAGTTCGAGCAGCACTGGTTCACCCTGCGCGAAGACCCGCGCCACCGCGAGCGCCTCCAGAAGATCTGCGTCTACGACTTCGTCGCCAACAACGCCGACCGGAAGAGCGGCCACTGCCTCCTCGGCCCCGACAACCTGATCTACGCCATCGACAACGGCCTGACCTTCCACACCGAGATGAAGCTCCGCACCGTCATCTGGGACTACGCCGGCGAGCCGATTCCGAAGGACATGCTGGACGACCTGAAACGCTTCGTGAAAGACGGCCTGCCCGAGCCGCTAGCCGATCTCCTCGACGCCCATGAGCAGCAGGCGCTCCTGGTCCGCGCCCAGGCGCTTGCCGATTACGCCCGCTTCCCGGAGGACAAGAGCGGCCACCGCTTCCCCTGGCCGCTTGTGTGA
- a CDS encoding PRC-barrel domain-containing protein, with translation MLRSVSDLQHVTITAMDGSLGSMSDLYFDDRSWAVRYLVVEAGTWLPSGRVFVPPASVRSADSSTLRVALSKKQVNVSSMVNTGDAHLQPATAVMGCAMQAEDGEIGHVKDVLVDDKAWAIRYLVVDTEKWWAGKKVLVSPGWLTRVTWGEPKTLFCLVTSADDTAAPRTLSRSLAG, from the coding sequence ATGCTGCGCAGCGTCAGCGACTTGCAACACGTCACCATCACGGCGATGGACGGCAGCCTCGGAAGCATGAGTGATCTCTATTTCGACGACCGGAGCTGGGCCGTGCGCTACCTGGTGGTCGAAGCCGGCACCTGGCTTCCGAGTGGTCGGGTATTCGTGCCCCCGGCCTCCGTCCGGAGCGCGGACTCGAGCACCCTGCGCGTCGCATTGAGCAAAAAGCAGGTCAATGTCAGCTCAATGGTGAACACCGGAGACGCGCACCTCCAACCCGCGACCGCGGTCATGGGCTGCGCCATGCAGGCGGAAGACGGAGAGATCGGTCACGTCAAGGATGTCCTCGTGGACGACAAGGCGTGGGCCATTCGCTACCTGGTGGTCGACACCGAGAAGTGGTGGGCGGGTAAGAAGGTCTTGGTGTCACCGGGCTGGCTCACCCGCGTGACGTGGGGCGAGCCGAAGACGCTCTTCTGCCTCGTCACCTCGGCCGACGACACAGCCGCCCCTCGCACCCTCTCCCGGAGCTTGGCCGGATGA
- a CDS encoding histidine phosphatase family protein has product MKDKKPAPPTVVLLVRHGLTPTTGVKLPGRARGLHLCDEGRRQAEAAAARIAKIAKVVAVYSSPLERARETAAIIAKARNMAVRIERGLLELDIGKWTGMALKDAGSKPEWKAVQHHPSGFRFEGGESFTEMQARITGAIARIVARHPGRIVIAVSHADPIKAVVAHALGTPLDLFQRIMIGTASITAIAYRSSGAAALTVNSMDGDLSALGIK; this is encoded by the coding sequence ATGAAGGACAAGAAGCCCGCGCCACCGACCGTGGTCCTCCTTGTCCGCCACGGCCTCACGCCGACGACGGGCGTGAAGCTGCCCGGCCGCGCGCGCGGCCTGCACCTCTGCGACGAGGGCCGCCGCCAGGCCGAAGCCGCCGCCGCACGCATCGCCAAGATCGCCAAGGTCGTCGCCGTCTACTCGTCACCACTCGAGCGCGCGCGCGAGACGGCCGCCATCATCGCGAAAGCGCGCAACATGGCCGTGCGGATCGAGCGCGGCCTCCTGGAGCTGGACATCGGCAAGTGGACGGGCATGGCGCTGAAGGACGCGGGAAGCAAACCCGAGTGGAAGGCCGTCCAGCACCACCCGAGCGGCTTCCGCTTCGAGGGCGGCGAATCGTTTACCGAGATGCAGGCGCGCATCACGGGCGCCATCGCGCGCATCGTGGCCCGTCACCCGGGCCGGATCGTCATCGCCGTCTCCCACGCCGACCCCATCAAGGCCGTCGTGGCGCATGCCCTCGGCACCCCGCTCGACCTCTTCCAGCGCATCATGATCGGCACGGCCTCCATCACGGCCATCGCCTATCGGTCTTCAGGCGCCGCCGCCCTGACCGTCAACTCCATGGACGGCGACCTCTCCGCCCTCGGCATCAAATGA